CGATGAGTAATGAACATCCCCAAAGATAATAACTAAGGTTGTTCACACTGATTACCCATTGATAGAACCTACATAAAGTGTGCCAATGTTTCGTTATATAAGCCAAAATCATCGGTACAACTAATACCAGACACACCTTATAAAGAATTGCCACAAAAGCACTCCAGAAAGTTATATCTGCTTCAGCATCAAGCAAAGGAAAGCAGACTGGTATCAACAAGGCACAGAGAAAGTTAGAGAGGAAGGTATAAGTTGTCATTTCCTCAAGGTTTCCACCTAACTTCTGTGTAACCACTGCGGCTGCTGAGGCACAAGGACAAATGATACAAGTGAGTAGAGCTTCAAGTAATATGAGCGACTTACCTGTGACATGGAAGAACAAGATTGCCCCAATAACGACCGCAACCATCAACACTTGAGAGAGTGCTATCCAAAGATGCCACCCTACTGGAATTAGCTTACGGAAGTCTACCTTGCAAAAGGTAACGTATAAGACGAGGAACATAAACAATGGAAGAGCTGCGTCAAGGATAGGAGCAAAAAAGTTTGCTGCGCCATCCAAGGCTGGTATAAAGGCAAAAACAAGGTATAATAAGCTACCTGTAGCTATTGACACTGGTAGTGTCCACTCCTTTATAAATTGTATGATTCTCCTCATCTTTTATCATCAAATCATGCAGTTTCTCCCCCTTTTAAGAAAGAGAACGGACTGCAAAGGTACGAAAAAAGACTGAAAATCAGCAATATAATTCAAAAATCGTAAATATGATTAAGACAAATTCAGAGTTTACAAGTATAGAATACATTAATTAAACGACAAAGAATAAAGACAAAAAATCCGCTTCTTCCGTTAAATGTGTGGACGCTTTTCATATTGCTTTAATGTAAGAAACGAAGTAACTCATTAAACAAAAATATGGCTGAGATAGTCAATTATCTATCTTTTTATCATCCACTTTCATTGAAAACAATTTCATTTAAGACTTCAAAAATTTATAGACAAGAATTTGAAAAATCATTACATGATTTCAAGTAAAACATCTATAATTAATGGCAAAAGCACATATAAAAAGCTGCTCTATAATCAACAGGAAATCAATTAGTTATAAAGTAATAAAGTGAAAGGTGCTTAATTAGACTTCAAAAGGGCGTTAGTAAGGATCTTAAAGGGCACCTTTTGCAAGCCAATTAGGCATCTTTTAGAAGCCAAAAGAGCATGTATTGGTTTTGAACTACACGAAAATAGTTTACAATTTTCAACTAATGAGGGAATAAGTTGTTTGTATAAGACAGATAGACATCGCACCTAATTACGTTTATCGTGTAGTTTATCCCCCGTTCTAAAACCCTCTAATTGGGAGTAAACATACTGGTGTTGG
The nucleotide sequence above comes from Prevotella melaninogenica ATCC 25845. Encoded proteins:
- a CDS encoding transporter; translated protein: MRRIIQFIKEWTLPVSIATGSLLYLVFAFIPALDGAANFFAPILDAALPLFMFLVLYVTFCKVDFRKLIPVGWHLWIALSQVLMVAVVIGAILFFHVTGKSLILLEALLTCIICPCASAAAVVTQKLGGNLEEMTTYTFLSNFLCALLIPVCFPLLDAEADITFWSAFVAILYKVCLVLVVPMILAYITKHWHTLCRFYQWVISVNNLSYYLWGCSLLIVSGTTVKNIVHAEVAVSFLLLIAVLALILCLIQFAMGRYIGHFFRSTINAGQALGQKNTAFAIWIAYTYLNPLSTVGPGCYILWQNIINSVEIWRYDHAIKRKNK